The DNA region TTGCCCATTCGCTTACCTTACGTGCAGCGTATGCTTCTGGAGCTCCGCCTCCGGCAACTATGGATGGTTTTTCAAGCACGTCCTTCACTACCATCAGGGCATCATGTATAGAGCGTTCAGCTTCATCCACAACCCTCTGCGAACCGCCCCTGATCAGAAGTGTTACCGACTTGGGGTTCTTGCAATTTTCTATGAAAACCCATTTATCGGTCTCCACTTTGCGCTCTTCCACCAAGCCTGCAGTTCCCAGATCTTCACTTGTCAGATCCTCCAGATTAGTTATCACCCTTCCACCAGTTGCTTTTGCAAGTTTGTTAATGTCACTCTCCTTCACTCTCCTTACCGCGAGTATTCCTGCTTTTGCCAAGTAATGCTGGGCTATATCGTCAATGCCTTTCTGGCATACTGCAACGTTTGCACCAGTTTCTACGATCTTATCAACCATAGCCTTTAGCATCCTGTTCTCCTCATCAAGAAAGAGCTTCATCTTCTCTGGACTCTCAATAGTGACCTTTGCATCAAATTCTGTCTTCTCTATCTCTAATGGAGCGTTAAGCAACGCAATCTTAGCGTTTTCAATCCTCTTTGGCATTCCTCCATGAACAACTTCTTTATCAAGAACTATTCCTCTCACAAGTTGAGTATCTTTTATGGAACCTCCAGGTTTCTTCTCAACCTTAATGTCATCTATATCAACCCTATATGTATCATCGGTCTTATCAGCAACACTTAACACCGCATTAACAGCTAATTCTGCAAGGTACTGCACGAACTGGAAGACTAGCTTTGTCTGCATGCTTGTGTTTGCAATCTTTACTAGTGTATTTTTGTCACCAATGCTAACCTTCTCTGCGATACCATCCAAAACCTCCAAAGCCTTTGCAGACGCCTTTCTGTAACCATCTACTATGATTGTTGGATGCACGTCTTTCTCAATCAGTTCCGAAGCCTTCTCTATAAGAGC from Nitrososphaerales archaeon includes:
- the thsB gene encoding thermosome subunit beta, coding for MSTTAIPATTSGGMPVLILKEGTAETKGKAAQRNNFTAVRLVAEIMRTLLGPRGMDKMLVDSLGDVTITNDGATVLKEMDIQHPAAKMLVEVAKSVDNEVGDGTTSSVILAGALIEKASELIEKDVHPTIIVDGYRKASAKALEVLDGIAEKVSIGDKNTLVKIANTSMQTKLVFQFVQYLAELAVNAVLSVADKTDDTYRVDIDDIKVEKKPGGSIKDTQLVRGIVLDKEVVHGGMPKRIENAKIALLNAPLEIEKTEFDAKVTIESPEKMKLFLDEENRMLKAMVDKIVETGANVAVCQKGIDDIAQHYLAKAGILAVRRVKESDINKLAKATGGRVITNLEDLTSEDLGTAGLVEERKVETDKWVFIENCKNPKSVTLLIRGGSQRVVDEAERSIHDALMVVKDVLEKPSIVAGGGAPEAYAARKVSEWANKLSGREQLAVQKFAEALETIPLILGENAGMDPIDTIIQLRAKQSEDNKFIGVDVREQKISDMMKKGIIEPLAVKEQIIKSATEAASMILRIDDVIAAAKPVERKPPGGPETGEME